The following are encoded together in the Coffea arabica cultivar ET-39 chromosome 1c, Coffea Arabica ET-39 HiFi, whole genome shotgun sequence genome:
- the LOC113732719 gene encoding uncharacterized protein, giving the protein MAPSSAGDETTPEVIASPSSSSSSSSSSSALDVWKNRIIIPTLVAGIGGGGVGLISKHRKVHGVAKMSATYAANFAIVTGCYCGAREFVRVSRTGKPDDLFNSLIGGFGSGAILGRLQGGPVAAARYSVIFAVVGTTVDYAALKTKPLLRNFYNSLVGDSDKSQQWLKLPEWSPIQVLDEEALAAKRAREEQIYRSVRNLKKEET; this is encoded by the exons ATGGCTCCCTCATCTGCTGGTGATGAAACTACTCCGGAAGTAATTGCTTCtccctcatcatcatcatcatcttcttcttcttcttctgcacTGGATGTTTGGAAGAATAGGATCATTATACCGACTCTCGTCGCAG GGATTGGTGGTGGAGGAGTAGGATTAATATCTAAGCATCGGAAAGTCCATGGCGTCGCCAAGATGTCTGCTACTTACGCAGCTAACTTCGCCATCGTCACCGGTTGTTACTGCG GTGCAAGGGAATTTGTGAGAGTGAGTCGAACTGGTAAGCCTGATGATTTATTCAACTCATTGATTGGAGGCTTCGGAAGTGGTGCCATCCTTGGACGCCTTCAAG GTGGTCCAGTTGCTGCTGCCCGATATTCAGTCATCTTTGCTGTTGTCGGAACAACAGTTGATTATGCTGCTCTTAAGACAAAACCTCTGTTGAGAAACTTCTACAACTCTCTGGTTGGTGACAGTGATAAGAGTCAGCAATGGTTGAAATTGCCAGAATGGTCACCGATCCAAGTACTTGATGAGGAAGCTCTTGCTGCAAAACGTGCAAGGGAAGAACAAATCTATAGAAGTGTCCGCAACctgaagaaggaagaaacttga
- the LOC113732729 gene encoding FHA domain-containing protein FHA2 has translation MGSSGGGSDVEAGFAKLQGEDFEYYMQTYSIVLGRNSKKSTVDVDLSSLGGGMNISRHHARIFYDFQRRRFALEVLGKNGCFVEGVLHLPGNPPVKLDSQDLLQIGDKEFYFLLPVRSILGGPIGPRHHVNVNVNYPPAGAAGATPPPLPPHGQHMGLPPPPGAMGKKGLARGREYYEEEYDEDGGEDGGSGGAKKIRRGDGIDGSGYGYASGSSGGRTAISGQLDKKLDGRSRVDRDADNQQLQQLEEKDVVSSVATVLSDMCGPGEWMPMEKLHKELLDKYRNVWHHGRLRRYLTSEDFQSPEAKAKPWYGLLMLLRKYPEHFVINTRSKGRVTLEFVSLVSLLS, from the exons ATGGGAAGCAGCGGCGGCGGCAGCGACGTGGAAGCTGGCTTTGCCAAATTACAAGGCGAAGATTTCGAGTACTACATGCAGACCTACTCCATAGTCCTCGGCCGCAACTCCAAGAAATCCACTGTCGACGTTGACCTCTCCTCCTTAGGCGGCGGCATGAACATCTCCCGTCACCACGCTCGCATCTTCTACGACTTCCAACGACGTCGTTTTGCCCTCGAAGTCCTTGGTAAGAACGGATGCTTCGTCGAGGGCGTTCTTCACCTCCCCGGTAACCCTCCCGTCAAGCTCGATTCCCAAGACCTCCTTCAGATCGGCGACAAGgagttttattttttgctaCCTGTTAGGAGTATTCTCGGTGGGCCCATTGGACCTAGGCATCATGTTAATGTCAATGTTAATTATCCCCCTGCTGGGGCGGCGGGGGCCACTCCGCCTCCTCTGCCGCCTCATGGTCAGCATATGGGGTTGCCCCCTCCTCCTGGGGCCATGGGAAAGAAAGGTTTGGCGAGAGGGAGGGAGTATTATGAGGAGGAGTATGACGAGGATGGAGGGGAAGATGGTGGCTCCGGTGGAGCGAAGAAAATCCGACGAGGAGATGGGATTGATGGGAGTGGTTATGGGTATGCTTCCGGGAGCTCGGGTGGGAGGACCGCAATTTCGGGGCAATTGG ATAAAAAGCTAGATGGAAGATCTCGTGTTGACAGGGACGCTGACAATCAGCAGCTCCAGCAATTAGAAGAGAAGGATGTTGTCTCATCTGTTGCTACTGTGCTTTCTGATATGTGTGGCCCTGGAGAATGGATGCCAATGGAGAAACTTCATAAGGAG TTGCTGGACAAGTATAGGAATGTTTGGCATCATGGTCGGTTGAGGAGATACCTCACATCAGAGGATTTTCAAAGTCCTGAAGCCAAGGCAAAACCCTGGTATGGATTGCTCATGTTGTTAAGGAAATATCCAGAGCACTTTGTTATCAACACAAGATCTAAGGGACGGGTGACATTGGAGTTCGTCTCTCTTGTCTCGCTACTCTCGTGA
- the LOC113732711 gene encoding ethylene-responsive transcription factor-like protein At4g13040, whose translation MVSIRRRKLLGSGRCNPFLAPLPKFSENGYTPEIRMQNTKPFSVHPIPSIDVDETKEKLSPLKASGSSNVPACTELKEQHTQQFPEVKRRKRHRRKHFENQEQCVMRGVYFKNMKWQAAIKVDKKQIHLGTVGSQEEAARLYDRAAFMCGREPNFELSEEEKQELRNFKWDEFLAITRSAINHKKHHRRNGAGSRRKSESMMLKRALESEEGGNGLSGSEDTAEPDTSGS comes from the exons GGCGCTGCAATCCCTTCTTGGCCCCGCTGCCCAAGTTCTCTGAGAATGGGTACACTCCTGAAATCCGCATGCAGAACACTAAACCATTCAGTGTTCATCCTATACCATCAATCGATGTTGATGAAACAAAGGAG AAACTCTCCCCACTGAAGGCCTCTGGGTCATCAAATGTGCCTGCTTGTACAGAATTAAAGGAACAACATACTCAACAATTCCCAG AAGTTAAACGCAGAAAGCGACATAGGAGAAAGCATTTTGAGAACCAAGAACAATGTGTAATGAGAGGTGTCTACTTCAAGAATATGAAATGGCAGGCAGCCATTAAGGTAGACAAGAAGCAAATCCACTTAGGAACGGTTGGTTCTCAAGAAGAAGCTGCTCGACTGTATGACAG AGCAGCTTTTATGTGCGGCAGGGAACCTAACTTCGAACTCTCGGAGGAGGAGAAGCAAGAGCTCAGGAATTTCAAGTGGGATGAATTCTTAGCAATTACTCGTTCTGCAATTAATCACAAAA AACACCACAGAAGAAATGGAGCAGGTTCACGAAGAAAATCGGAGTCTATGATGCTGAAAAGGGCCTTGGAGAGTGAGGAAGGAGGCAACGGTCTCTCAGGTTCAGAAGACACTGCAGAACCAGACACATCGGGTTCCTGA